Proteins from a genomic interval of Dermacentor variabilis isolate Ectoservices chromosome 8, ASM5094787v1, whole genome shotgun sequence:
- the LOC142591439 gene encoding uncharacterized protein LOC142591439, with amino-acid sequence MWLEAPVGVPASPKPGKPRDYVFLPLASQRSEVRLVREVRPTYLGVRSPRASSSRPVGSAMTRKLCVVSLCPSGESDVPHHRFPRESSPRRQRWIDFVRASGRGDEWTPRESSRICSRHFAPSCYKRHPASLARLGLSTKWLYLEPGALPTVYPAVRTLCPPGGSVVAAPFTNRRPRREPTPPGYQASALFLYDDGLLGPKLPSAKPGVTKAGTSKSPRLTREHPHRILWHSGKCCSDVRGTPAVSTGHCRLEMVSKATTTAKLKVDATTQCAVLMTPKATMASRVKLASTVGVQTDRMTEEVGKLKIDATTQCAVLMTPKATMAVRTKRTSTVGLQTGRIMEQMGLRKADVATQCAVPMTPKATQATANPRSTRTVGIQTTSATNRQLVDFRAVSWRRDLTTSSWR; translated from the exons ATGTGGCTGGAGGCTCCTGTAGGTGTGCCTGCTTCGCCGAAGCCCGGGAAG CCGCGCGACTACGTGTTCCTTCCGCTGGCTTCCCAGCGTTCAGAGGTGCGTCTGGTCCGAGAGGTGCGGCCGACATATCTGGGTGTGCGCAGTCCACGGGCCTCGTCGTCACGACCGGTCGGTTCCGCCATGACGAGGAAGCTCTGCGTAGTCTCGCTGTGTCCCTCGGGGGAGTCGGACGTGCCGCACCACAGGTTCCCCCGCGAGTCGTCGCCTCGGCGGCAGCGCTGGATCGACTTCGTCCGCGCCTCGGGGCGCGGGGACGAGTGGACCCCGCGCGAGAGCAGCCGCATCTGCTCGCGTCACTTCGCGCCGTCCTGCTACAAGCGGCACCCGGCGAGCCTGGCCCGGCTCGGCCTCTCGACCAAGTGGCTGTACCTGGAGCCCGGGGCGCTGCCGACCGTCTACCCCGCTGTGCGCACGCTTTGTCCGCCAGGAGGCAGCGTGGTCGCTGCGCCGTTCACCAACAGGCGTCCGCGACGCGAG CCGACGCCTCCTGGATATCAAGCCTCTGCGCTCTTCCTTTATGACGACGGGCTACTCGGACCGAAACTTCCAtctgccaagcccggcgtgacgaaagcggggacgtcaaaatcaccgcggcttactcgggagcatccccatcgGATTCTGTGGCACTCGGGCAAG TGTTGTTCAGACGTGAGAGGTACGCCTGCTGTCTCGACGGGTCACTGCAGGCTCGAGATGGTTAGCAAGGCAACGACCACAG CGAAGCTGAAGGTTGACGCTACAACCCAGTGCGCCGTTCTCATGACACCAAAGGCCACCATGGCGAGCCGCGTGAAGCTCGCGAGCACCGTAGGCGTGCAAACGGACCGCATGACGGAGGAAGTGG GGAAACTGAAGATTGACGCGACAACGCAGTGCGCAGTCCTCATGACACCAAAGGCCACCATGGCAGTCCGCACAAAGCGCACGAGCACAGTAGGCTTGCAAACGGGACGCATCATGGAGCAAATGG GGCTACGAAAGGCTGACGTGGCAACGCAGTGTGCGGTACCAATGACACCAAAGGCCACCCAGGCAACAGCCAACCCACGGAGCACGAGGACGGTGGGAATACAAACGACGAGTGCGACCAACCGGCAGCTAGTGG ATTTTCGCGCAGTCTCGTGGAGACGTGACCTCACAACCTCATCATGGCGGTGA